Proteins from a genomic interval of Hoplias malabaricus isolate fHopMal1 chromosome 13, fHopMal1.hap1, whole genome shotgun sequence:
- the LOC136664805 gene encoding hydroxyacylglutathione hydrolase-like protein, with protein MKVKVISILEDNYMYLVIEEESKEAIAIDPAVPHRLLEIVRREGVKLTAVLTTHHHWDHARGNEALVKEIPNLRVYGGDDRITALTHKVTHGQELKFNTINARCLFTPCHTSGHMCYFLWEDDCNDSPAVFTGDTLFVGGCGRFFEGTAEQMYHNLTEVLGTLPLDTKVFCGHEYTIKNLKFALLVEPENEKVKEMLSWAKARDDDDKPTVPSTLLEEFEYNPFLRLSEESVQKFTGKTNPIEVLRVLRKEKDNFKKPKERVLPHAMLALEWGLLRP; from the exons ATGAAGGTGAAAGTTATCTCAATTTTAGAGGACAACTACATGTACTTAGTGATAGAAGAAGAAAGTAAAGAAGCCATTGCTATAGATCCTGCTGTTCCTCATCGG TTGCTTGAGATTGTGAGAAGAGAAGGAGTGAAGTTGACTGCAGTGTTAACTACTCATCATCACTG GGATCATGCCCGGGGTAATGAAGCTCTGGTGAAAGAGATTCCTAACCTCAGAGTGTACGGAGGAGACGATCGCATCACAGCACTGACCCACAAAGTCACACATGGCCAAGAGCTCAAG TTTAACACTATAAATGCGAGATGTCTCTTCACCCCTTGCCACACGTCAGGACACATGTGCTACTTCTTGTGGGAGGATGACTGCAATGATTCCCCTGCTGTTTTCACTG GGGATACACTGTTTGTTGGAGGATGTGGGAGATTTTTTGAAGGTACTGCAGAGCAGATGTATCACAACCTGACTGAGGTGCTGGGGACTCTGCCCCTCGACACG AAGGTGTTCTGTGGCCATGAGTACACCATAAAGAACCTAAAGTTTGCACTGCTCGTGGAACCAGAGAATGAGAAAGTGAAGGAGATGCTCAGCTGGGCAAAG gCAAGGGATGATGATGACAAACCCACAGTACCATCAACATTACTGGAAGAATTTGAATACAATCCATTTCTTCGTCTCAG TGAGGAGAGCGTGCAGAAGTTCACAGGGAAGACAAACCCTATTGAAGTTCTCCGGGTACTACGCAAAGAAAAGGATAACTTCAAGAAACCCAAAGAGAGGGTCCTCCCACATGCCATGCTAGCGTTGGAGTGGGGTCTGCTCAGACCTTAA
- the narfl gene encoding cytosolic Fe-S cluster assembly factor narfl isoform X1 — protein MASPFSGVLQLTDLDDFITPSQECVKPVKVEKKQGKSVAKIQIEDDGSYFQVNQDGQKQKLEKAKITLNDCLACSGCITSAESILITQQSHEELYRVLHLNKQTGSSGEQKVVVVSVSPQSRASLAARYSLSSSDLARRLTAFFKNLGVHYVFDTGFSRTFSLLESQKEFLERFARKEEDKKALPMLASACPGWICYAEKTHGDFILPYISSTRSPQQIMGSLVKDFFARQQGLDPQKIYHVTVMPCYDKKLEASRPDFYLSEFETREVDCVITSGEVLKMLEEEGVSLSDLDPAPLDTMFSNVCGDELLCHAGSGSGGYLHHVYTHAARQLFGVKIEDITYKTLKNKDFQEVTLEKDGVVLLRFAATNGFRNIQNLVQKLKRGKSPYHFVEVMACPSGCLNGGGQLKPVADQSNKELLQQVEDLYRSEHPLAPEEDMRVAELYHAWIESLGEERARQLLHTQYHAVEKSTNGLAIKW, from the exons ATGGCCTCTCCGTTCAGTGGAGTCTTGCAGTTAACAGACCTGGATGATTTTATCACTCCCTCTCAG GAATGTGTGAAGCCAGTGAAGGTGGAGAAGAAGCAGGGAAAATCAGTGGCCAAAATCCAAATTGAAGATGATGGCAGTTATTTTCAGGTCAATCAG GATGGCCAAAAGCAGAAGCTGGAGAAAGCTAAGATCACACTGAATGATTGTCTGGCCTGCAGTGGCTGCATCACCTCTGCCGAGAGTATCCTGATCACCCAGCAGAGCCATGAAGAGCTGTACAGAGTACTACACCTCAATAAG CAGACTGGCAGCAGTGGCGAACAGAAAGTTGTGGTCGTGTCCGTGTCTCCTCAGTCCCGAGCCTCGCTAGCTGCACGCTACAGTCTCAGCAGCAGTGACTTGGCCAGGAGACTTACCGCCTTCTTTAAGAACCTCG GTGTCCATTATGTGTTTGACACTGGCTTTAGCCGCACCTTCAGTTTGCTGGAGAGCCAGAAAGAGTTTCTGGAAAGATTTGCTCGGAAAGAAGAGGACAAAAAAGCTTTGCCGATGCTGGCATCTGCCTGCCCCG GTTGGATTTGCTATGCTGAGAAGACTCATGGTGATTTCATCCTGCCTTATATAAGTTCAACCCGCTCCCCTCAACAGATTATGGGCTCCCTGGTCAAGGACTTCTTTGCCAGGCAGCAG GGTCTTGATCCTCAAAAGATCTACCACGTGACTGTGATGCCTTGTTATGACAAGAAACTTGAAGCCTCCAGACCAGATTTCTACCTCTCTGAGTTTGAGACTAGAGAAGTTGACTGTGTCATTACCTCCG GAGAAGTACTGAAGATGTTGGAAGAGGAAGGTGTGTCTCTGAGTGATCTAGACCCAGCACCTTTAGACACAAT GTTCAGCAATGTGTGTGGGGATGAGTTACTGTGCCATGCTGGGAGTGGTTCAGGGGGCTATCTACACCATGTCTACACCCATGCTGCCAGGCAGCTCTTTGGAGTCAAAATTGAGGATATCACATACAAGACACTGAA AAATAAGGACTTCCAGGAGGTCACCCTAGAGAAAGATGGCGTAGTACTTTTACGCTTTGCTGCCACTAATGGCTTCCGTAATATTCAGAACCTTGTGCAGAAACTGAAGAGAGGAAAGTCACCATACCATTTTGTAGAAGTTATGGCTTGTCCATCCG GGTGCCTTAATGGAGGAGGGCAGTTGAAGCCTGTAGCAGATCAGTCCAACAAGGAGCTGCTGCAGCAAGTGGAGGATCTATACCGGTCCGAACATCCTTTGGCACCTGAGGAGGACATGCGTGTGGCTGAACTTTACCACGCCTGGATTGAAAGTCTAGGAGAGGAGAGAGCACGACAGTTGCTTCACACACAGTACCACGCCGTGGAGAAGAGCACCAACGGACTCGCCATCAAGTGGTGA
- the narfl gene encoding cytosolic Fe-S cluster assembly factor narfl isoform X2 — MASPFSGVLQLTDLDDFITPSQECVKPVKVEKKQGKSVAKIQIEDDGSYFQVNQDGQKQKLEKAKITLNDCLACSGCITSAESILITQQSHEELYRVLHLNKTGSSGEQKVVVVSVSPQSRASLAARYSLSSSDLARRLTAFFKNLGVHYVFDTGFSRTFSLLESQKEFLERFARKEEDKKALPMLASACPGWICYAEKTHGDFILPYISSTRSPQQIMGSLVKDFFARQQGLDPQKIYHVTVMPCYDKKLEASRPDFYLSEFETREVDCVITSGEVLKMLEEEGVSLSDLDPAPLDTMFSNVCGDELLCHAGSGSGGYLHHVYTHAARQLFGVKIEDITYKTLKNKDFQEVTLEKDGVVLLRFAATNGFRNIQNLVQKLKRGKSPYHFVEVMACPSGCLNGGGQLKPVADQSNKELLQQVEDLYRSEHPLAPEEDMRVAELYHAWIESLGEERARQLLHTQYHAVEKSTNGLAIKW; from the exons ATGGCCTCTCCGTTCAGTGGAGTCTTGCAGTTAACAGACCTGGATGATTTTATCACTCCCTCTCAG GAATGTGTGAAGCCAGTGAAGGTGGAGAAGAAGCAGGGAAAATCAGTGGCCAAAATCCAAATTGAAGATGATGGCAGTTATTTTCAGGTCAATCAG GATGGCCAAAAGCAGAAGCTGGAGAAAGCTAAGATCACACTGAATGATTGTCTGGCCTGCAGTGGCTGCATCACCTCTGCCGAGAGTATCCTGATCACCCAGCAGAGCCATGAAGAGCTGTACAGAGTACTACACCTCAATAAG ACTGGCAGCAGTGGCGAACAGAAAGTTGTGGTCGTGTCCGTGTCTCCTCAGTCCCGAGCCTCGCTAGCTGCACGCTACAGTCTCAGCAGCAGTGACTTGGCCAGGAGACTTACCGCCTTCTTTAAGAACCTCG GTGTCCATTATGTGTTTGACACTGGCTTTAGCCGCACCTTCAGTTTGCTGGAGAGCCAGAAAGAGTTTCTGGAAAGATTTGCTCGGAAAGAAGAGGACAAAAAAGCTTTGCCGATGCTGGCATCTGCCTGCCCCG GTTGGATTTGCTATGCTGAGAAGACTCATGGTGATTTCATCCTGCCTTATATAAGTTCAACCCGCTCCCCTCAACAGATTATGGGCTCCCTGGTCAAGGACTTCTTTGCCAGGCAGCAG GGTCTTGATCCTCAAAAGATCTACCACGTGACTGTGATGCCTTGTTATGACAAGAAACTTGAAGCCTCCAGACCAGATTTCTACCTCTCTGAGTTTGAGACTAGAGAAGTTGACTGTGTCATTACCTCCG GAGAAGTACTGAAGATGTTGGAAGAGGAAGGTGTGTCTCTGAGTGATCTAGACCCAGCACCTTTAGACACAAT GTTCAGCAATGTGTGTGGGGATGAGTTACTGTGCCATGCTGGGAGTGGTTCAGGGGGCTATCTACACCATGTCTACACCCATGCTGCCAGGCAGCTCTTTGGAGTCAAAATTGAGGATATCACATACAAGACACTGAA AAATAAGGACTTCCAGGAGGTCACCCTAGAGAAAGATGGCGTAGTACTTTTACGCTTTGCTGCCACTAATGGCTTCCGTAATATTCAGAACCTTGTGCAGAAACTGAAGAGAGGAAAGTCACCATACCATTTTGTAGAAGTTATGGCTTGTCCATCCG GGTGCCTTAATGGAGGAGGGCAGTTGAAGCCTGTAGCAGATCAGTCCAACAAGGAGCTGCTGCAGCAAGTGGAGGATCTATACCGGTCCGAACATCCTTTGGCACCTGAGGAGGACATGCGTGTGGCTGAACTTTACCACGCCTGGATTGAAAGTCTAGGAGAGGAGAGAGCACGACAGTTGCTTCACACACAGTACCACGCCGTGGAGAAGAGCACCAACGGACTCGCCATCAAGTGGTGA